In a single window of the Streptomyces sp. CGMCC 4.7035 genome:
- a CDS encoding endonuclease V, which translates to MTTVRIPAGWPATEEAARAAQDALRGRVVLDEPGPPPGTGRVTGVDVAYDDERGVVAAAAVVLDAATLAPVAEATAVGEVSFPYVPGLLAFREIPTVLAALEALDRDPGLVVCDGYGLAHPRRFGLASHLGVLTGLPTIGVAKNPFTFTYEEPDAPRGSTAPLLAGAEEVGRALRTQAGVKPVFVSVGHRVSLGIACAHTLALAPKYRIPESTRRADSLCRRALRETVA; encoded by the coding sequence ATGACGACCGTACGCATTCCCGCGGGCTGGCCCGCGACCGAAGAAGCAGCCCGTGCCGCGCAGGACGCGCTGCGCGGCCGGGTGGTTCTCGACGAGCCGGGGCCGCCGCCCGGAACCGGCCGCGTGACGGGGGTCGACGTCGCCTACGACGACGAGCGCGGTGTGGTCGCGGCGGCGGCCGTCGTGCTGGACGCGGCCACACTCGCTCCGGTCGCCGAGGCCACCGCCGTCGGCGAGGTCTCCTTCCCGTACGTCCCCGGCCTGCTCGCCTTCCGCGAGATCCCCACGGTCCTTGCCGCCCTGGAGGCCCTGGACCGCGACCCCGGACTGGTCGTCTGCGACGGCTACGGCCTCGCCCATCCGCGCCGCTTCGGCCTGGCCAGCCACCTCGGCGTCCTCACCGGACTGCCCACGATCGGCGTGGCGAAGAACCCCTTCACCTTCACCTACGAGGAGCCGGACGCCCCGCGCGGCAGCACGGCTCCCCTTCTCGCGGGCGCCGAGGAAGTCGGCCGTGCGCTGCGCACCCAAGCGGGCGTCAAGCCGGTGTTCGTCTCCGTGGGACACCGGGTGAGCCTCGGCATTGCCTGCGCCCACACCCTCGCGCTCGCCCCGAAGTACCGCATCCCAGAGTCGACCCGGCGCGCCGACTCCCTGTGCCGACGGGCCCTCAGGGAGACGGTCGCCTGA
- a CDS encoding ABC-F family ATP-binding cassette domain-containing protein gives MSHTPSITCTSLSFSWPDGTVVFDDLQATFGSGRIGLVGVNGSGKSTLLKLIAGELAPSDGTVRVAGEVGHLPQNVTLDTALRVDEALGIAATRAALHAIEAGDVAEGHFATVGDDWDVEERAEAMLGELGLGHIGLDRTIGEVSGGESVLLRLAALLLRRPDVLLLDEPTNNLDLYARRRLYAAVEAWSGVMVVVSHDRELLDLVDQIADLRSGEITWFGGNFSEYEEALAVEQEAAERMVRVAEADFRKQKRELADAQVKLARRRRYGQKMWDQKREPKIVMGARKRAAQESAGKHRIMHEEKLAEARERLDEAALAVRDDDVIRVELPYTAVPPGRSVLTLRDLELAYGARVEGGLDLHGPERIALIGRNGAGKTTLLRTIAGELEPVAGEATAHVPLRFLPQRLDVLDDGLTVAENVARFAPGVTNNRIRARLARFLFRGGRADQPAGTLSGGERFRAALAALMLAEPAPQLLMLDEPTNNLDMASVRQLTTALESYEGALIVASHDVPFLESIGITRWLLLDGELTETAPQAVG, from the coding sequence ATGTCACACACCCCGTCCATCACCTGCACGTCCCTGTCCTTCTCCTGGCCCGACGGCACCGTCGTCTTCGACGACCTCCAAGCCACGTTCGGCTCCGGCAGGATCGGGCTCGTCGGTGTCAACGGATCGGGAAAGTCCACCCTGTTGAAGCTGATCGCCGGTGAACTCGCCCCGTCCGACGGCACCGTGCGCGTCGCGGGCGAGGTCGGTCACCTGCCGCAGAACGTCACGCTCGACACCGCCCTGCGGGTCGACGAGGCGCTCGGCATCGCCGCGACACGCGCCGCCCTGCACGCCATCGAGGCGGGCGACGTGGCCGAGGGGCACTTCGCGACCGTCGGCGACGACTGGGACGTGGAGGAGCGCGCCGAGGCGATGCTCGGCGAACTCGGCCTCGGCCACATCGGTCTCGACCGCACCATCGGCGAGGTCTCCGGCGGCGAGTCCGTCCTGCTGCGGCTGGCCGCGCTGCTGCTGCGCCGCCCCGACGTGCTGCTGCTCGACGAGCCCACCAACAACCTCGACCTGTACGCACGCCGGCGGTTGTACGCGGCGGTCGAGGCCTGGTCCGGGGTCATGGTCGTGGTCAGCCACGACCGTGAACTCCTCGACCTGGTCGACCAGATCGCGGATCTGCGTTCCGGGGAAATCACCTGGTTCGGCGGCAACTTCTCGGAATACGAGGAGGCGCTGGCCGTCGAGCAGGAGGCGGCCGAGCGCATGGTGCGCGTCGCCGAGGCCGACTTCCGCAAGCAGAAGCGGGAGCTGGCCGACGCCCAGGTCAAGTTGGCCCGCCGCAGGCGCTACGGCCAGAAGATGTGGGACCAGAAGCGCGAACCGAAGATCGTGATGGGGGCGCGCAAACGGGCGGCACAGGAGTCCGCGGGCAAGCACCGCATCATGCACGAGGAGAAGCTCGCCGAGGCCAGGGAGCGGCTCGACGAGGCGGCCCTGGCGGTACGGGACGACGACGTGATCCGCGTCGAGCTGCCGTACACCGCGGTGCCGCCGGGACGGTCCGTGCTGACGCTCCGGGATCTGGAACTGGCGTACGGCGCACGCGTGGAGGGCGGCCTCGACCTGCACGGTCCCGAACGGATCGCGCTGATCGGACGCAACGGCGCGGGCAAGACCACGCTGCTGCGCACGATCGCGGGCGAACTGGAGCCGGTCGCCGGGGAGGCGACGGCGCACGTGCCGCTGCGCTTCCTGCCGCAACGGCTGGACGTCCTCGACGACGGGCTGACGGTCGCGGAGAACGTGGCCCGGTTCGCACCGGGCGTCACCAACAACCGGATCCGGGCGCGCCTGGCCCGGTTCCTGTTCCGTGGCGGGCGGGCCGACCAGCCGGCCGGGACGCTGTCGGGCGGCGAGCGCTTCCGCGCTGCCCTGGCCGCCCTGATGCTCGCCGAGCCCGCGCCGCAGCTGCTGATGCTCGACGAGCCGACGAACAACCTCGACATGGCGAGCGTGCGGCAGCTCACCACGGCCCTGGAGTCCTACGAGGGGGCGTTGATCGTGGCGAGCCACGACGTCCCCTTCTTGGAGTCGATCGGGATCACGCGCTGGCTGCTGCTCGACGGCGAACTCACGGAAACCGCGCCGCAAGCCGTCGGATAG
- the ddaH gene encoding dimethylargininase, with translation MPSKKALIRRPSPRLAEGLVTHIEREKVDVDLALEQWEAYAEALRTHGWETIEVDPADDCPDSVFVEDTVVMYKNVALIARPGAESRREETAGVEEAVARLGCSVNWIWEPGTLDGGDILKIDDTIYVGRSGRTNSAAVQQLRAAFEPLGARVVSVPVTKVLHLKSAVTALPDGTVVGHVPLVDKPALFPRFLPVPEESGAHVVLLGGGKLLMAASAPKTADLLADLGHEPVLVDISEFEKLEGCVTCLSVRLRELYA, from the coding sequence GTGCCCAGCAAGAAGGCCCTCATCCGCCGACCCAGCCCGCGCCTCGCCGAGGGGCTGGTGACGCACATCGAGCGCGAGAAGGTCGATGTCGACCTCGCGCTGGAGCAGTGGGAGGCGTACGCGGAGGCGCTGCGCACCCACGGCTGGGAGACGATCGAGGTGGACCCGGCCGACGACTGCCCGGACTCGGTGTTCGTCGAGGACACGGTGGTGATGTACAAGAACGTCGCCCTGATCGCGCGGCCCGGCGCGGAGTCCCGGCGTGAGGAGACGGCGGGCGTCGAGGAGGCCGTGGCCCGGCTCGGCTGTTCGGTGAACTGGATCTGGGAGCCGGGAACCCTCGACGGCGGCGACATCCTGAAGATCGACGACACGATCTACGTCGGCCGCAGCGGGCGCACCAACTCGGCCGCCGTCCAGCAACTGCGCGCCGCCTTCGAACCGCTGGGCGCCCGCGTGGTCTCCGTGCCCGTCACCAAGGTGCTGCACCTGAAGTCGGCGGTCACCGCGCTGCCCGACGGCACGGTCGTCGGCCATGTGCCGCTGGTGGACAAGCCGGCGCTGTTCCCGCGCTTCCTGCCGGTTCCGGAGGAGTCGGGCGCGCACGTGGTGCTGCTCGGCGGCGGCAAGCTGCTCATGGCGGCCAGCGCACCGAAGACGGCGGACCTGCTCGCCGACCTCGGGCATGAACCGGTCCTGGTGGACATCAGCGAGTTCGAGAAGCTGGAGGGCTGTGTGACTTGCCTCTCGGTGCGCCTGCGGGAGCTGTACGCCTGA
- the mmpA gene encoding morphogenic membrane protein MmpA — MTTHRSPKTAGHPAPSTQPVERAVTAALLLSVIAGLAWIVGMIYTVLGWPF, encoded by the coding sequence ATGACGACGCACCGTTCTCCCAAGACCGCCGGCCACCCCGCCCCGTCCACCCAGCCCGTCGAGCGCGCCGTGACGGCCGCGCTCCTGCTCTCCGTCATCGCCGGACTGGCCTGGATCGTCGGGATGATCTACACCGTCCTGGGGTGGCCGTTCTAG
- a CDS encoding WhiB family transcriptional regulator, translating into MHIEAITASDIAWQDQALCAQTGADFFFPEPGSSVREAKRICGLCRIRSACLEYALTHDERFGVWGGLSEKERIHMRRTEGNG; encoded by the coding sequence ATGCACATCGAAGCGATCACTGCGTCCGACATCGCCTGGCAGGACCAGGCGCTGTGTGCGCAGACGGGGGCCGATTTCTTCTTTCCCGAGCCGGGCAGCTCGGTACGAGAGGCGAAGCGTATCTGCGGACTCTGCCGGATCCGCTCAGCGTGTCTCGAATACGCGCTCACCCATGACGAACGGTTCGGCGTCTGGGGCGGTCTGTCCGAGAAGGAGCGGATACACATGCGGCGGACCGAGGGGAACGGATGA
- a CDS encoding saccharopine dehydrogenase family protein, with protein sequence MNRRKADRAYDIVLFGATGFVGALTAEYLAAHAPGELRWAIAGRSVERLERLRERLAGDCAPGVLQADVADPESLRELARHARVLATTVGPYLEYGEELVAACADEGTDYLDLSGEAEFVDLMYVRHDARARETGARLVHSCGFDSVPHDLGAYFTVRQLPEGVPLTVDGFVRSRAMFSGGTLASALGQLSRGPGLLAAARERGHHEPRLLGRRARAPLGAPRFASEVGAWALPLPTIDAQVVRRSARALERYGPDFRYRHYAAVETLPYALGGVAGAGALFAAAQVPPARRWLSDRMRPGDGPSPEKRARSWFSVRFVGEGGGRRVFTEVAGGDPGYDETAKMFAESALSLALDDLPRTSGQVTTAEAMGDALIDRLRAAGITFRVAAGR encoded by the coding sequence ATGAACAGGCGGAAAGCGGATCGCGCGTACGACATCGTGCTGTTCGGGGCCACGGGTTTCGTGGGTGCGCTCACCGCGGAGTACCTCGCCGCGCACGCGCCCGGGGAACTGCGCTGGGCGATCGCGGGCCGCAGCGTGGAGCGGCTCGAACGGCTGCGGGAACGTCTCGCCGGCGACTGCGCACCCGGTGTGCTCCAGGCCGATGTCGCGGACCCGGAGTCGCTGCGCGAACTCGCCCGCCACGCGCGCGTGCTGGCCACCACGGTCGGGCCCTACCTGGAGTACGGCGAGGAACTGGTGGCGGCCTGCGCCGACGAGGGCACCGACTACCTGGACCTGTCCGGCGAAGCGGAATTCGTCGACCTCATGTACGTGCGGCACGACGCACGCGCGCGGGAGACCGGGGCACGGCTCGTGCACTCCTGCGGGTTCGACTCCGTCCCGCACGACCTGGGGGCGTACTTCACCGTGCGGCAACTGCCCGAGGGGGTCCCCCTGACGGTCGACGGATTCGTCCGTTCGCGGGCGATGTTCTCGGGCGGCACACTGGCCTCCGCGCTCGGACAGCTCTCGCGCGGGCCGGGTCTGCTGGCCGCGGCCCGGGAGCGCGGACACCACGAGCCACGCCTGTTGGGGCGCCGGGCGCGGGCACCGCTGGGCGCGCCGCGGTTCGCTTCGGAGGTAGGGGCGTGGGCGCTGCCGCTGCCCACCATCGACGCCCAGGTGGTGCGCCGGTCGGCACGGGCGCTGGAACGCTACGGGCCCGACTTCCGCTATCGGCACTACGCGGCGGTCGAGACCCTGCCGTACGCCCTGGGCGGCGTCGCGGGCGCGGGGGCGCTGTTCGCCGCCGCGCAGGTGCCGCCCGCGCGGCGATGGCTGTCGGACCGGATGCGCCCGGGAGACGGACCGAGCCCCGAGAAGCGGGCCAGGAGCTGGTTCTCGGTGCGGTTCGTGGGCGAGGGTGGCGGGCGGCGCGTGTTCACGGAGGTGGCGGGCGGCGATCCGGGGTACGACGAGACGGCGAAGATGTTCGCCGAGTCGGCCCTGTCCCTCGCCCTTGACGACCTGCCACGCACATCCGGCCAGGTCACGACGGCGGAGGCGATGGGCGACGCCCTCATCGACCGCCTCCGCGCGGCGGGCATCACCTTCCGGGTGGCGGCCGGCCGGTAG
- a CDS encoding isocitrate lyase/PEP mutase family protein: protein MTNDNVLREQALAFRALHVPGRPLVLPNAWDTASARLVEEAGAAAVATTSAGLAWVLGTADGDRLSGGDALAAVARIADAVAVPVSADIETGYADDATGVGDTIRAVLAAGAVGVNIEDGLYGDGAPLRPVAEQATRIAVAREAADAAGVPLFVNARIDTYLRGAGGLDDTLERAAAFLAAGADGVFVPGVVDPVTVKALAEGLEGPLNVLVGPGAPTVAELAALGVARVSAGSAVAEAVHGLVHRAARELLGAGTYGALAGGLDYGNLNGLMSGRRRP, encoded by the coding sequence ATGACCAACGACAACGTTCTGCGCGAGCAGGCGCTCGCCTTCCGTGCCCTGCATGTGCCGGGCCGTCCGCTCGTCCTGCCGAACGCCTGGGACACGGCCAGCGCGCGGCTCGTCGAGGAGGCGGGAGCGGCGGCCGTCGCCACCACCAGCGCCGGGCTCGCCTGGGTGCTGGGCACGGCGGACGGTGACCGGCTGTCCGGCGGCGACGCCCTCGCGGCGGTCGCGCGGATCGCGGACGCGGTGGCCGTACCGGTGAGCGCGGACATCGAGACCGGTTACGCGGACGACGCCACGGGTGTCGGCGACACGATCAGGGCGGTGCTCGCGGCGGGCGCCGTCGGCGTGAACATCGAGGACGGGCTCTACGGCGACGGCGCCCCGCTCCGTCCGGTCGCCGAGCAGGCCACGCGCATCGCCGTGGCGCGCGAGGCCGCCGACGCGGCCGGGGTGCCGCTGTTCGTCAACGCCCGCATCGACACGTATCTCCGGGGTGCCGGGGGCCTGGACGACACCCTGGAGCGGGCCGCCGCCTTCCTGGCCGCCGGGGCGGACGGCGTCTTCGTGCCCGGGGTCGTCGACCCGGTGACCGTGAAGGCGCTCGCAGAAGGCCTCGAGGGTCCGCTGAACGTGCTGGTCGGTCCCGGCGCGCCCACCGTCGCGGAACTGGCCGCCCTCGGCGTCGCCCGGGTCAGCGCCGGGTCGGCCGTCGCTGAGGCCGTCCACGGGCTGGTCCACCGCGCCGCACGGGAGCTGCTGGGCGCGGGGACCTACGGGGCACTGGCCGGCGGCCTCGACTACGGGAACCTCAACGGACTGATGAGCGGCCGCCGTCGGCCCTAG
- a CDS encoding plasmid stabilization protein: MPRGSSSKRERQYEHIKESARDRGESEKRAKEIAARTVNKERARSGESKSASRTSTQDMSSGKRGGQRSGRGSEGPTYDQLYEEAKRRNIHGRSDMNKSELKRALGK; encoded by the coding sequence ATGCCACGCGGCTCCAGTTCCAAGCGGGAACGCCAGTACGAGCACATCAAGGAGAGCGCGCGCGACCGCGGGGAGAGCGAGAAGCGCGCCAAGGAGATCGCGGCGCGGACCGTGAACAAGGAGCGCGCCCGTTCCGGCGAGTCCAAGAGCGCGAGCCGCACGTCCACTCAGGACATGTCGTCCGGCAAGCGGGGAGGACAGCGCTCGGGCAGGGGCTCCGAGGGGCCCACATACGACCAGTTGTACGAGGAGGCCAAGCGGCGCAACATCCATGGCCGTTCGGACATGAACAAGAGCGAGCTGAAGCGCGCTCTTGGCAAGTGA
- the ssgD gene encoding spore wall synthesis regulator SsgD: MSTVIEQPVEARLVAAAPRMPSIPAMLHYDRRDPFAVRMSFPAPATLEGVDVCWTFARDLLSAGLEGPQGHGDVRVRPYGYDRTVLEFHAPEGTAVVHVHSSQIRLFLRRTTELVPFGLEHLQVDLDHDLAELMRDAC; the protein is encoded by the coding sequence TTGTCCACCGTCATCGAGCAGCCCGTGGAGGCCCGTCTCGTCGCCGCCGCACCGCGGATGCCCAGCATTCCGGCCATGCTCCACTACGACCGGCGCGACCCGTTCGCCGTCCGCATGAGCTTCCCGGCCCCGGCCACCCTGGAGGGCGTGGACGTCTGCTGGACGTTCGCCCGTGATCTCCTCTCCGCCGGCCTGGAGGGCCCGCAGGGTCATGGTGACGTCCGGGTGCGGCCGTACGGCTACGACCGCACCGTCCTGGAGTTCCACGCCCCGGAGGGCACGGCCGTGGTGCACGTCCACTCCAGCCAGATCCGGCTTTTCCTGCGGCGGACCACGGAGCTGGTGCCCTTCGGCCTGGAGCATTTGCAGGTGGACCTGGACCACGACCTCGCGGAGCTGATGCGGGACGCGTGCTGA
- a CDS encoding acyl-ACP desaturase — protein MTITSPHPGSPSVWTDARLLYALEEVVEKELNRHLKIAKDWMPHEYVPWSDGRNFPGFFEDGVAWEKEQSKVTEIGRIALVVNLLTEDNLPSYHHEIASLFGRDGAWGTWVHRWTAEEGRHGIVMRDYLLASRAVDPDKLEQFRMAHMSEGFESDNRHSMLHSVAYVAFQELATRISHRNTGHQSGDPVCDRMLARIATDENLHMVFYRNLLKAAFEIAPDLTMQAVRDVVVNFRMPGHGIPGFERAAAQMAIGEVYNLRIHHDDVLQPVLRFLKIMEIDGLGPEGRQAQEELGLFMGGLDSEASKFDEKLAARKARMAARGA, from the coding sequence GTGACCATCACCTCCCCCCATCCCGGCAGCCCTTCCGTCTGGACCGACGCCCGGCTGCTGTACGCGCTGGAGGAAGTGGTCGAAAAGGAGTTGAACCGGCATCTGAAGATCGCCAAGGACTGGATGCCGCACGAGTACGTGCCCTGGAGCGACGGCCGCAACTTCCCCGGCTTCTTCGAGGACGGCGTGGCCTGGGAGAAGGAGCAGTCCAAAGTCACCGAGATCGGCCGGATCGCGCTCGTCGTGAACCTGCTGACGGAGGACAACCTCCCCAGCTACCACCATGAGATCGCATCGCTCTTCGGCCGTGACGGCGCGTGGGGCACCTGGGTGCACCGGTGGACCGCCGAGGAGGGCCGGCACGGCATCGTGATGCGCGACTATCTGCTCGCCTCGCGCGCGGTCGACCCGGACAAGCTGGAGCAGTTCCGCATGGCACACATGAGCGAGGGCTTCGAGTCGGACAACCGGCACTCGATGCTGCACTCGGTCGCGTATGTCGCCTTCCAGGAGCTGGCCACCCGCATCTCGCACCGCAACACCGGCCACCAGTCCGGCGACCCGGTCTGCGACCGGATGCTGGCCCGCATCGCGACCGACGAGAACCTGCACATGGTCTTCTACCGGAACCTGCTGAAGGCCGCGTTCGAGATCGCGCCGGACCTGACCATGCAGGCGGTACGGGACGTCGTGGTGAACTTCCGCATGCCGGGCCACGGCATCCCCGGCTTCGAGCGCGCCGCCGCGCAGATGGCGATCGGCGAGGTCTACAACCTGCGCATCCACCACGACGACGTGCTCCAGCCGGTGCTCCGTTTCCTGAAGATCATGGAGATCGACGGCCTCGGTCCCGAGGGCCGCCAGGCGCAGGAGGAACTGGGCCTGTTCATGGGCGGCCTGGACTCGGAGGCCAGTAAGTTCGACGAGAAGCTGGCGGCCCGCAAGGCACGCATGGCGGCGCGCGGGGCGTAG
- a CDS encoding CaiB/BaiF CoA transferase family protein, translating to MAVARTPGRGPLAGVRVVELAGIGPGPFAGMVLADLGADVVRVDRPGGSGLAINPEYDITNRNKRSVIVDLKAEDGPARVLDLVERADILIEGYRPGVTERLGVGPESCHARNPGLVYGRMTGWGQEGPLAPRAGHDIAYIALTGTLGMIGDPDAPPAIPANLVGDYAGGALYLVVGVLAALHHARATGAGQVVDAAIVDGAAHLASMIHGMLAAGGWQDRRGANLLDGGCPFYGTYETADGQYMAVGALEQQFYEEFVDLLGIADQAPARKDIAHWGDLRDTVAARFKTRTRDEWTAVFEGSDACVAPVLSLREAPAHPHLAARGTFTDHGGITQPAPAPRFSVTHTSVRSGPAQPGADTRDVARDWHVPGLLEDGD from the coding sequence ATGGCAGTGGCAAGGACGCCGGGGCGCGGCCCCCTCGCCGGCGTGCGCGTCGTCGAACTGGCGGGCATCGGGCCCGGCCCCTTCGCGGGGATGGTCCTCGCCGACCTCGGTGCCGACGTGGTCCGCGTGGACCGGCCGGGCGGCTCGGGGCTCGCGATCAACCCCGAATACGACATCACCAACCGCAACAAGCGCTCGGTGATCGTCGACCTCAAGGCCGAGGACGGCCCGGCCCGCGTCCTGGACCTGGTGGAACGCGCCGACATCCTCATCGAGGGCTACCGCCCGGGCGTGACCGAACGCCTCGGCGTCGGCCCCGAGTCCTGTCACGCCCGAAATCCGGGGCTCGTCTACGGCCGGATGACCGGCTGGGGCCAGGAGGGCCCGCTCGCCCCGCGCGCGGGACACGACATCGCGTACATCGCGCTCACCGGGACCCTCGGCATGATCGGCGACCCGGACGCACCGCCCGCCATCCCCGCCAATCTCGTCGGCGACTACGCGGGCGGCGCGCTCTACCTGGTCGTCGGAGTCCTCGCCGCGCTGCATCACGCGCGCGCGACGGGCGCCGGGCAGGTCGTGGACGCGGCCATCGTCGACGGCGCCGCACACCTGGCCTCCATGATCCACGGCATGCTCGCCGCCGGCGGCTGGCAGGACCGCCGCGGCGCCAACCTCCTCGACGGCGGCTGCCCCTTCTACGGCACGTACGAGACGGCCGACGGCCAGTACATGGCGGTCGGCGCCCTTGAACAGCAGTTCTACGAGGAGTTCGTGGACCTGCTGGGCATCGCGGACCAGGCCCCGGCCCGCAAGGACATCGCCCACTGGGGCGACCTGCGTGACACGGTCGCGGCCCGCTTCAAGACGCGGACCCGGGACGAGTGGACCGCGGTCTTCGAGGGCTCCGACGCGTGCGTGGCCCCCGTCCTCTCGCTCCGCGAGGCCCCGGCGCACCCCCACCTCGCCGCCCGCGGCACCTTCACCGACCACGGCGGCATCACCCAGCCGGCGCCCGCGCCCCGCTTCTCGGTCACCCACACGTCCGTCCGCAGCGGACCCGCACAACCGGGCGCCGACACCAGGGACGTCGCGCGCGACTGGCACGTACCCGGACTCCTGGAGGACGGCGACTGA
- a CDS encoding WD40/YVTN/BNR-like repeat-containing protein: MRNTRRTGRTVAVGLCAAALAALTAAPAQAHGGQRPAPHWQLKDSGTDVRFRGLTAVSRDTAWLAGSKGTVLRTTDGGAHWRNVSPPGATDLEFRDIEAFDARHAVVLAIGEGEASRVFRTDDGGATWTESFRNTDAKAFYDCLTFFDRRHGLALSDPVDGRFRILSTSDGGRSWTVLPSAGMPAAQDGEAGFAASGQCLVASGPNDVWLATGGGARARVLHSADRGLTWTATDTPIPAGDPARGVFAVAFRDRTHGIAVGGDYRADQPSPQAAAVSRDGGRTWTPADRPPPAYRSGVTWLPHSRTAALAVGPTGTDLTTDGGRTWKTVDSGSYDTVDCAPDLGCWASGEKGRVARLEP; the protein is encoded by the coding sequence ATGCGGAACACGAGACGTACGGGCCGGACGGTGGCCGTGGGACTGTGTGCGGCGGCGCTCGCCGCGCTGACGGCGGCACCCGCGCAGGCACACGGGGGACAGCGGCCGGCGCCGCACTGGCAACTCAAGGACAGCGGCACGGACGTACGCTTCCGCGGTCTTACGGCGGTCAGCCGGGACACCGCCTGGCTGGCCGGGTCCAAGGGCACCGTGCTGCGCACCACCGACGGCGGCGCGCACTGGCGGAACGTCTCCCCGCCGGGCGCCACGGACCTGGAGTTCCGCGACATCGAGGCGTTCGACGCCCGGCACGCGGTGGTCCTCGCCATCGGCGAGGGCGAGGCCTCCCGGGTATTCCGCACCGACGACGGCGGTGCGACCTGGACCGAGTCGTTCCGCAACACCGACGCCAAGGCCTTCTACGACTGCCTCACCTTCTTCGACCGCCGCCACGGCCTCGCCCTGAGCGACCCGGTCGACGGCAGGTTCCGCATCCTCTCCACCAGCGACGGCGGCCGATCCTGGACGGTCCTGCCCAGTGCCGGGATGCCGGCCGCCCAGGACGGCGAGGCAGGGTTCGCGGCCAGTGGCCAGTGCCTGGTCGCCTCCGGGCCGAACGACGTGTGGCTGGCCACGGGCGGTGGCGCACGCGCGCGTGTGCTGCACTCCGCCGACCGCGGACTGACCTGGACGGCCACCGACACGCCGATCCCGGCGGGCGATCCGGCGCGCGGCGTCTTCGCGGTGGCCTTCCGCGACCGTACGCACGGCATCGCGGTCGGCGGCGACTACCGGGCCGACCAGCCCTCCCCGCAGGCGGCGGCGGTGAGCCGGGACGGTGGCCGCACCTGGACGCCCGCCGACCGGCCGCCGCCCGCGTACCGCTCCGGCGTCACCTGGCTCCCGCACAGCCGTACGGCCGCGCTCGCCGTCGGCCCCACCGGCACCGACCTCACCACGGACGGCGGCCGCACCTGGAAGACCGTCGACTCGGGTTCCTACGACACCGTGGACTGCGCCCCCGACCTGGGTTGCTGGGCCTCCGGTGAGAAGGGGCGGGTGGCCCGGCTCGAGCCCTGA